One genomic window of Anaerobranca gottschalkii DSM 13577 includes the following:
- the rpsR gene encoding 30S ribosomal protein S18 — MRKDKKRGRKKVCNFCVDKIEQIDYKSADKLRKYITDRGKIMPRRISGTCAHHQRQLTTAIKRARILALLPFTAE; from the coding sequence ATGCGCAAAGATAAAAAAAGAGGCCGTAAAAAAGTTTGCAACTTTTGTGTAGATAAAATTGAGCAAATTGATTACAAAAGTGCTGACAAACTTCGTAAATATATTACTGATAGAGGTAAAATTATGCCTCGCCGTATTTCTGGAACCTGTGCTCATCACCAAAGACAGTTAACAACTGCTATTAAGAGAGCAAGGATCTTAGCATTACTGCCATTCACAGCTGAATAA
- a CDS encoding M20/M25/M40 family metallo-hydrolase encodes MVNEKRLIEEFMELVKIDSITKKEGEVAKVIIKKLEELGAEVYVDKAGEKVGSNTGNIIAKIKGTLEKPTILFSAHMDTVVPGEGIKPIIKDGIIYSETDTILGADDKGGIAAILEGIRAVKENDIPHGDIEVVFTIAEEGGLFGAKNLDYKKLSAKMGYVLDSDGKPGTIVVKGPAQDKIEVVIKGKAAHAGVSPEEGVSAIVIASKAIAEMKLLRIDEDTTANIGIISGGTATNIVTDKVEIKGEARSTVEEKLNLQTKHMVDCFEKWAKELGGEAIVKTERMYSAFDLTEKDPVVQNAIKAARNLGFNVVLKATGGGSDTNILNTYGIPTVNLGIGMVKPHTTNEQISIEDLVNSAKYVIELLTTKEGS; translated from the coding sequence ATGGTAAATGAAAAAAGGCTTATTGAAGAATTTATGGAGCTTGTCAAAATTGATAGTATTACTAAAAAAGAAGGGGAAGTAGCAAAGGTTATTATAAAGAAATTAGAAGAATTAGGTGCTGAAGTTTATGTAGATAAAGCTGGTGAAAAAGTAGGTTCAAACACAGGAAATATTATAGCTAAAATAAAGGGAACTTTAGAAAAACCTACCATTCTTTTTTCTGCCCATATGGACACCGTTGTCCCTGGAGAAGGCATTAAACCAATAATTAAAGATGGAATAATTTATAGTGAAACAGATACTATTTTAGGAGCAGATGATAAAGGTGGTATTGCAGCAATTTTAGAAGGGATAAGGGCTGTAAAAGAAAATGATATCCCCCATGGTGATATAGAAGTGGTATTTACCATTGCTGAAGAAGGGGGATTATTTGGAGCAAAAAATTTAGATTATAAAAAATTAAGTGCGAAAATGGGATATGTACTTGACAGTGATGGTAAACCAGGGACAATTGTCGTTAAAGGACCAGCTCAAGATAAAATCGAAGTAGTAATAAAAGGAAAAGCTGCCCATGCAGGTGTAAGCCCAGAAGAAGGAGTCAGTGCCATTGTAATTGCTAGCAAAGCTATAGCTGAAATGAAACTACTTAGAATCGATGAAGATACCACTGCAAATATTGGAATAATTTCTGGCGGAACGGCAACAAATATTGTAACAGATAAAGTTGAAATTAAAGGAGAAGCACGGAGTACAGTAGAAGAGAAATTAAATTTACAAACTAAACATATGGTAGATTGTTTTGAAAAGTGGGCTAAAGAACTTGGCGGAGAAGCAATAGTTAAAACAGAAAGAATGTATTCGGCATTTGATTTAACTGAAAAGGACCCTGTTGTACAAAATGCTATAAAAGCAGCAAGAAATTTAGGGTTTAATGTGGTATTAAAAGCTACTGGTGGTGGTAGTGATACTAATATTCTTAATACCTATGGAATACCAACAGTTAATTTAGGTATAGGAATGGTTAAGCCCCATACTACCAATGAACAAATTTCTATAGAAGACCTTGTAAACAGTGCTAAATATGTAATTGAATTACTTACAACAAAGGAAGGGTCATAA
- a CDS encoding adenylosuccinate synthase: MKTLVIVGTQWGDEGKGKITDYMAERADVVVRYQGGNNAGHTIVIGGKTYKLHLIPSGILNKDKICIIGNGMVVDLEALVKEINYLEDLGVDVSNLRISESAHLILPYHKEIDLLAETRRGKNKIGTTGKGIGPAYMDKVARCGIRMADILDEEVFKEKLAANLEDKNLLIERYYGGQPLDFQEIYTKYLEYSKKIKQYICNTSVLLEEVLNSGKKVVFEGAQGTLLDIDHGTYPYVTASNPVAGGVCIGAGLGPSKIDKVLGVVKAYSTRVGDGPFPTEIFDQTADQIREIGREYGTTTGRPRRIGWIDTVILRHAKRVSGLDYLAITLLDVLTGQSKIKICTAYEIDGVKVEHFPATIEKLQKCKPVYEEMDGWTEDISKITSFDDLPINAQKYIRRIEELVGVPVAMISVGPKREQTKELISLL; this comes from the coding sequence ATGAAAACATTAGTTATTGTAGGTACCCAATGGGGCGATGAAGGTAAAGGTAAAATAACTGACTATATGGCTGAAAGGGCCGATGTAGTTGTAAGATATCAAGGAGGTAATAATGCTGGGCATACCATCGTTATTGGTGGTAAAACATATAAACTCCACTTAATACCATCAGGAATATTGAATAAAGATAAAATATGCATAATTGGTAATGGGATGGTAGTAGATCTAGAAGCCTTAGTAAAAGAAATAAATTATCTAGAAGATTTAGGAGTAGATGTCTCTAACTTACGGATAAGTGAAAGTGCCCATTTGATATTACCTTACCATAAAGAAATAGATTTACTTGCAGAAACAAGAAGGGGAAAAAATAAAATAGGAACTACAGGAAAGGGTATAGGACCTGCTTACATGGATAAGGTAGCAAGATGTGGTATTAGGATGGCGGACATTTTAGATGAGGAAGTTTTTAAAGAAAAATTAGCAGCAAATTTAGAAGATAAAAATTTACTAATCGAAAGATATTATGGAGGACAACCTTTAGATTTCCAAGAAATATATACTAAATATTTAGAGTACAGTAAAAAGATCAAACAATATATTTGTAACACCTCAGTTCTATTAGAAGAAGTTTTGAATTCAGGTAAAAAAGTTGTTTTTGAAGGGGCACAAGGAACGTTATTAGATATTGATCATGGAACATATCCTTATGTAACAGCATCTAATCCAGTTGCAGGAGGAGTATGTATAGGTGCTGGTTTAGGACCTTCTAAAATAGATAAAGTATTAGGTGTTGTCAAAGCATATTCTACTAGGGTAGGAGATGGACCTTTCCCTACAGAAATTTTTGATCAAACTGCAGACCAGATAAGGGAAATAGGTAGAGAATATGGAACTACTACAGGAAGGCCTAGAAGAATTGGTTGGATAGATACTGTTATTTTACGCCATGCTAAAAGGGTTAGTGGCTTAGATTATTTAGCTATAACTTTATTAGATGTTTTAACAGGACAGTCTAAAATTAAAATTTGTACAGCTTATGAAATTGATGGAGTTAAAGTTGAACACTTTCCTGCTACAATAGAAAAATTACAAAAATGTAAGCCAGTATATGAAGAAATGGATGGTTGGACTGAAGATATTAGCAAAATAACAAGTTTTGATGATTTACCTATAAACGCCCAAAAATATATTAGAAGAATTGAAGAGTTAGTAGGAGTACCAGTAGCAATGATATCAGTAGGTCCTAAAAGGGAACAAACTAAAGAGTTAATTTCTTTGTTATAA
- the rpsF gene encoding 30S ribosomal protein S6, which produces MTKYELVFIVNPELEQEAIQALIEKFNGIITNQGGTVDEVNEWGKKRLAYEINNKKEGYYVLVNFTGNGQVVDELDRILKITDGILRHMIVKKG; this is translated from the coding sequence ATGACAAAATACGAATTAGTATTTATTGTAAACCCTGAACTTGAACAAGAAGCTATTCAAGCTTTAATCGAAAAGTTCAACGGCATCATTACCAATCAAGGTGGAACAGTTGATGAGGTTAATGAATGGGGTAAAAAACGTTTAGCTTACGAAATCAACAACAAAAAAGAAGGTTACTATGTTTTAGTTAACTTTACTGGTAATGGTCAAGTTGTTGATGAGTTAGATCGTATTCTAAAAATTACCGACGGAATCTTAAGACACATGATAGTTAAAAAAGGTTAA
- a CDS encoding CD0519/CD1768 family membrane protein, whose translation MAQTVKKRVKAVNLEAFLISGALFLFVGTLGFIMGFDNMFSTIMKTAHVLLLDTVLYIMAVAVLAGACGAVAVEFGLIALINKILSPLMKPLFNLPGAAAIGGITTYISDNPAIISLAKDEGFKKYFKKHQLPVLCNLGTAFGMGLIVTSFMISRGKEFIIPAIVGNIGAVIGCIVSVRLMLRSTKKFYNVIDDREDIDDKELFEYREIRDGSIPQRFLEAVLEGGRTGVEMGLAIIPGVLFICTLVLMLTFGPSPEGYTGAAFEGVGFLPWIGRYLYPVLEPIFGFSSPEALAFPVTALGAVGAAIGLVPGFLERGLIQASDIAVFTAMGMCWSGYLSTHVAMMDALGTRELINKAIISHTIGGLVAGISANLIMKLLSIVL comes from the coding sequence ATGGCTCAAACTGTTAAAAAAAGGGTAAAAGCTGTTAACTTAGAGGCATTTTTAATATCAGGGGCTCTTTTTCTATTCGTTGGAACTCTAGGGTTTATTATGGGATTTGATAATATGTTTTCAACTATTATGAAAACTGCCCATGTGTTGTTATTGGACACAGTACTTTATATAATGGCAGTAGCTGTATTAGCAGGAGCCTGTGGAGCAGTTGCAGTTGAATTTGGTTTAATAGCTTTAATTAACAAAATATTATCACCACTAATGAAACCCCTTTTTAATTTGCCTGGAGCAGCTGCTATTGGAGGAATAACTACTTATATTTCTGATAATCCTGCGATAATTAGTTTAGCTAAAGATGAAGGTTTTAAAAAATACTTCAAAAAACATCAGTTACCTGTTCTTTGTAATTTAGGGACAGCTTTTGGAATGGGGCTAATCGTAACAAGTTTTATGATTTCTAGAGGTAAAGAGTTCATTATACCTGCTATTGTAGGAAATATAGGTGCTGTTATTGGTTGTATTGTAAGTGTACGGTTAATGCTAAGATCAACAAAAAAATTTTATAATGTTATAGATGATAGAGAAGATATAGATGACAAAGAACTTTTTGAATATCGGGAAATAAGGGATGGTTCAATTCCCCAAAGATTTTTAGAAGCTGTTTTAGAGGGTGGTAGAACAGGGGTAGAAATGGGACTAGCTATAATCCCAGGGGTACTGTTTATATGTACCTTAGTTTTAATGTTGACCTTTGGCCCATCACCAGAAGGCTATACTGGAGCAGCCTTTGAAGGGGTAGGATTTTTACCTTGGATCGGTAGATATTTATATCCAGTCCTTGAACCTATTTTTGGTTTCTCAAGTCCAGAAGCTTTAGCTTTTCCAGTAACTGCGTTAGGTGCTGTAGGAGCTGCAATCGGGTTAGTCCCAGGATTTTTAGAAAGAGGTTTAATACAAGCTAGTGATATTGCTGTATTTACAGCAATGGGAATGTGTTGGTCAGGTTATTTATCAACCCATGTAGCTATGATGGATGCCCTTGGTACTAGAGAGCTTATCAACAAAGCTATAATATCCCATACTATTGGGGGATTAGTAGCAGGGATATCTGCAAATTTAATAATGAAGTTATTATCCATTGTTTTATAG
- the rplI gene encoding 50S ribosomal protein L9 gives MKVIMLQTVKKVGKQGEIIEVSEGYARNFLIPKGYAVEASKGNVKVLDDKKQAEQRKKEKELKEAKEYAEKISNMELEILTKAGEGGKLFGSVTTKEIASLLEEKGIKVDKRKIELSEPIKSTGEYNVTIKLHPEITATVKLVIIPQ, from the coding sequence ATGAAAGTTATTATGTTACAAACAGTAAAAAAAGTAGGAAAACAAGGAGAAATTATAGAGGTTTCTGAAGGTTATGCTAGAAATTTTTTAATCCCAAAAGGTTATGCTGTAGAAGCATCAAAGGGTAATGTAAAGGTATTAGATGATAAAAAACAAGCTGAACAAAGGAAAAAAGAAAAAGAATTAAAGGAAGCTAAAGAGTATGCAGAAAAAATCAGTAATATGGAGCTTGAAATTTTAACAAAAGCTGGAGAAGGTGGAAAACTCTTTGGATCAGTTACAACAAAGGAAATTGCCTCCCTTTTAGAAGAAAAAGGAATTAAAGTAGATAAAAGAAAAATTGAGTTGTCTGAGCCAATAAAAAGTACAGGGGAATATAATGTTACCATAAAGTTACATCCAGAAATAACTGCTACTGTAAAATTAGTTATTATCCCTCAATAA
- a CDS encoding YkuS family protein, producing MRNIVAVEDGLTDVKQALENAGFKTVNLSQNVTNPVAVVVTGMDENFLGMQTVTNEVPVIDCRALTAEQVVEEVQRRIVH from the coding sequence ATGAGAAATATAGTGGCAGTAGAAGATGGATTAACAGATGTAAAACAAGCTCTAGAAAATGCAGGATTTAAAACAGTCAATTTATCTCAAAATGTAACAAATCCTGTAGCAGTAGTAGTAACTGGTATGGATGAAAATTTCTTAGGAATGCAAACAGTAACAAATGAAGTGCCGGTAATAGATTGTAGAGCTTTGACAGCTGAACAAGTTGTTGAAGAAGTGCAAAGAAGAATAGTACATTAA
- a CDS encoding DUF2232 domain-containing protein gives MKRITTKSIVEGALLLGILVVLSLLTIYTPLGLVTFFLLPTPIIFAVIRHNIKVGLMISFLSIILLIVVGVDPYTSLVNMIFANFIGLTLGYSFSKKLKPTFTFLLTSVATLLSFICIFYLAVTFLEYDFLDEILEIQISSLEMVQSFLQQFGNNVDIEKQFIMSKADFIYILPALLILASMFYGYLALTVTQKILKSFKVPYEQLPPFSHWKFGYWLLWIFVLAQIIPIGFPQLTRIGVNILQVTVMVIVLQGISIITFYIKKINSKPLRIITMTLVILNFFGNPLFFQILLLASIGDFFINFRRI, from the coding sequence ATGAAAAGGATAACTACTAAATCAATAGTAGAGGGGGCACTGTTATTAGGGATTTTAGTAGTATTATCTCTATTAACTATTTATACTCCCTTAGGTTTAGTAACTTTTTTCTTATTACCCACTCCTATTATCTTTGCAGTAATTAGGCATAATATTAAAGTAGGTTTAATGATTTCCTTTTTATCAATAATATTACTTATTGTTGTGGGAGTTGACCCTTATACCTCCTTAGTTAATATGATATTTGCTAATTTTATTGGTTTAACATTAGGATATTCTTTTTCAAAAAAACTCAAACCTACCTTTACTTTTTTACTCACTTCAGTAGCTACATTATTATCCTTTATCTGTATTTTTTATTTAGCAGTAACTTTTCTAGAATATGATTTTCTTGATGAAATACTAGAAATTCAAATTTCTTCTTTAGAGATGGTACAATCTTTCTTACAACAATTTGGCAATAATGTAGATATAGAAAAGCAATTTATAATGTCAAAAGCTGATTTTATTTATATACTTCCAGCTTTATTAATATTAGCTTCGATGTTTTATGGTTATTTAGCTTTAACTGTCACTCAAAAAATTCTAAAGAGTTTTAAAGTGCCCTATGAACAATTACCGCCCTTTAGTCATTGGAAATTCGGTTATTGGCTGTTATGGATATTTGTTTTAGCTCAAATAATACCTATAGGTTTTCCTCAATTAACTAGAATAGGGGTCAATATATTACAAGTTACAGTAATGGTTATAGTATTACAGGGAATCTCTATAATAACCTTTTATATAAAGAAAATTAACTCAAAACCCTTAAGAATAATAACAATGACTTTAGTTATATTAAATTTTTTTGGTAATCCACTATTTTTTCAAATCCTTCTATTAGCTAGTATAGGAGACTTTTTCATTAATTTTAGACGGATTTAG
- a CDS encoding NAD(P)/FAD-dependent oxidoreductase: MPMTYDVIIVGAGPAGIFTALELVKKDKDKKILILDKGRTIEKRTCPLRTLQKCVHCQPCGIVNGWSGAGAFSDGKLSLSPEVGGRLTEYMDYQKVQELIKYVDNIYVSFGANGKIHGLDNKKVEEIMYEASKYNIKLVPCPVRHLGTDLGYEVLKKMYYALKEHKNFTFLQLTEVTDLIIENEQIKGVKAKNKEGEKEYFGKNIVLAPGRGGAGWLEKLMKNANIKTENNEVDIGVRVEVPNSVLDHLTKHLYEPKLIYYSDTFENKVRSFCVNPGGYVSEEHYDENLAVVNGHSFADDKQKSPNTNFALLVSTKFTEPFDQPIEYGKYIAKLGNMITGGGILVQRLGDLLNGRRTNSHRLSKSTTVPTLKSAVPGDLSFVLPHRYLTSIVETLKAFDKIAPGIYSKNTLLYGVEVKFYSSKVSIDENFQTKIEGLYTIGDGAGLTRGLMQASVSGVVVARHICNK; encoded by the coding sequence ATTCCTATGACTTATGATGTTATTATTGTAGGTGCAGGTCCTGCAGGTATTTTTACAGCTTTAGAGTTGGTAAAAAAAGATAAGGACAAAAAAATCCTTATACTTGATAAAGGAAGAACAATAGAAAAGAGGACATGCCCATTAAGAACTTTACAAAAATGTGTCCATTGCCAACCTTGTGGTATAGTTAATGGTTGGTCAGGGGCAGGAGCCTTTAGTGATGGGAAACTATCTTTGTCTCCAGAGGTTGGAGGAAGATTAACAGAATACATGGATTATCAAAAGGTACAAGAATTAATAAAATATGTTGATAACATATATGTTAGTTTTGGGGCCAACGGGAAAATACACGGCCTCGATAATAAGAAAGTAGAAGAGATAATGTATGAAGCATCAAAATACAATATAAAGCTGGTTCCATGTCCTGTTAGACATTTAGGAACTGATTTAGGGTATGAAGTTTTAAAGAAAATGTACTATGCTTTAAAGGAGCATAAAAACTTTACTTTTCTCCAGCTGACTGAAGTTACTGATTTAATCATTGAAAATGAACAAATAAAAGGTGTTAAAGCTAAAAATAAAGAAGGAGAAAAAGAGTATTTCGGTAAAAATATTGTTTTAGCTCCAGGAAGGGGTGGAGCGGGATGGTTAGAAAAACTAATGAAAAATGCAAATATAAAAACAGAAAATAATGAAGTAGATATTGGTGTTAGGGTGGAAGTCCCCAATTCGGTGTTAGACCATCTAACAAAGCATCTATACGAACCGAAGTTGATTTATTACTCTGATACCTTTGAAAATAAAGTCCGCTCATTCTGTGTTAATCCAGGTGGATATGTATCAGAAGAACATTATGATGAGAATTTAGCGGTGGTAAATGGTCATAGTTTTGCCGATGATAAACAAAAAAGTCCTAATACTAACTTTGCTTTATTGGTATCAACAAAATTTACAGAACCCTTTGATCAACCTATAGAGTATGGTAAATACATTGCTAAATTAGGGAATATGATAACAGGGGGCGGAATCTTAGTACAAAGGCTAGGGGATTTGTTAAATGGTAGGAGAACTAACAGTCATAGATTGTCTAAGTCAACAACTGTACCAACTTTAAAAAGTGCGGTGCCAGGGGATCTTAGTTTTGTTTTACCTCACAGATATCTAACATCAATTGTGGAAACTTTAAAAGCTTTTGATAAAATTGCACCAGGTATTTATTCTAAAAATACTTTGTTATATGGAGTAGAGGTTAAATTTTACTCTTCTAAAGTAAGCATAGATGAAAATTTCCAAACCAAAATTGAAGGGTTATATACCATCGGAGATGGTGCTGGTTTAACTAGAGGATTAATGCAAGCATCAGTTTCAGGAGTTGTAGTTGCTAGACATATTTGCAATAAATAA
- a CDS encoding MazG-like family protein, with amino-acid sequence MSGKEKIDIVKNIHSIEAIKVNILAGVTRIYDSLNKGKDELAVDYIIGLMIALFRLAKKLGFSYRKLDQKLVEKVNSLDGEGSTELKEDIEELKQYLMARGE; translated from the coding sequence ATGAGTGGAAAAGAAAAGATAGATATAGTAAAAAATATACATAGTATAGAAGCTATAAAGGTTAATATATTAGCAGGGGTTACCCGTATTTACGATTCCCTTAATAAAGGAAAAGATGAATTAGCAGTAGATTATATTATAGGTCTGATGATCGCTCTGTTTAGGTTGGCTAAAAAACTAGGATTTAGTTATAGAAAATTAGATCAAAAACTAGTGGAGAAGGTAAATTCGTTAGATGGGGAAGGTTCTACTGAGCTTAAAGAGGATATAGAAGAATTGAAACAGTACTTGATGGCTAGAGGTGAGTAA
- a CDS encoding single-stranded DNA-binding protein, translating into MINRVVLVGRLTKDPELRYTPNTGIAVTTFTLAVNRNYTNQQGERDADFIPVVVWRTAAEHCANYLRKGSLAGVDGRIQTRSYETPDGQRRYVTEVVAENVRFLDSRSKSVGGEDFASFGEEVNEDVPF; encoded by the coding sequence ATGATAAATCGAGTGGTATTAGTGGGTAGACTCACAAAAGACCCAGAACTTAGGTATACTCCCAATACTGGTATTGCTGTAACCACTTTTACCTTAGCTGTCAACAGAAATTATACAAATCAACAAGGGGAAAGGGATGCAGACTTTATACCAGTTGTTGTTTGGAGAACAGCAGCTGAACATTGTGCAAACTATTTAAGAAAAGGTTCCTTAGCGGGAGTTGACGGTAGAATACAAACTAGAAGCTATGAAACCCCAGATGGCCAAAGAAGATATGTCACAGAAGTAGTCGCCGAAAATGTTAGATTTTTAGACTCACGATCTAAGTCAGTTGGAGGAGAAGATTTTGCATCTTTTGGCGAAGAAGTAAATGAAGATGTTCCATTTTAA
- a CDS encoding TIGR03905 family TSCPD domain-containing protein, translating into MLFKFKPQGVCSQEIVIEVKDGIVVKVEFIKGCTGNVQGIARLVEGRRVEEIIEKLSGIQCRNGTSCPDQLARALQGVVA; encoded by the coding sequence TTGTTATTTAAATTTAAACCACAGGGAGTATGTTCTCAAGAAATAGTAATCGAAGTTAAGGATGGAATTGTAGTAAAAGTAGAATTTATAAAGGGATGTACAGGAAATGTACAAGGAATTGCCAGGTTAGTAGAAGGTAGAAGGGTAGAAGAAATTATAGAAAAATTATCTGGTATTCAATGTAGGAATGGAACATCTTGCCCAGACCAGTTGGCAAGGGCTTTACAAGGAGTGGTCGCTTAG
- a CDS encoding DUF951 domain-containing protein → MNLKFQVGDLVEMKKPHPCGNKVWEILRVGIDFRIKCINCERSVLLPREKFEKGFKKFADPK, encoded by the coding sequence ATGAATTTAAAATTTCAAGTAGGAGATTTAGTAGAAATGAAAAAGCCCCATCCGTGTGGTAATAAAGTCTGGGAAATTTTAAGGGTTGGAATAGATTTTAGAATAAAATGTATAAATTGTGAAAGAAGTGTGTTATTACCAAGGGAAAAATTTGAAAAAGGTTTTAAAAAATTTGCAGACCCTAAATAA
- the yyaC gene encoding spore protease YyaC, whose translation MFGLFGKPDKKMYSIRVDSNSPNCHFTIKNSLLDYIHTAKPDWSDLVVMCIGTDRSTGDSLGPLVGSKIEKLNNIESVHIMGTLEDPVHGANLEDKLKKLVNFKNPLVIAIDACLGSLENVSTISVGIGSLKPGAGVKKELPEVGHIYITGVVNVGGFMEYFVLQNTRLAVVMKMANIIAASLESTILDLTLLKTHKKA comes from the coding sequence ATGTTTGGGTTATTCGGTAAACCTGATAAAAAGATGTATAGTATAAGGGTTGATAGTAATTCACCTAACTGTCATTTTACTATTAAAAACAGCTTACTTGACTATATTCATACTGCTAAACCAGATTGGTCAGATCTCGTTGTAATGTGTATTGGTACAGACCGTTCTACCGGTGATAGTTTAGGTCCATTAGTTGGTAGTAAAATAGAAAAATTAAATAATATCGAAAGTGTTCATATTATGGGTACACTTGAAGATCCAGTACATGGAGCTAATCTTGAAGATAAATTAAAAAAATTGGTGAATTTTAAAAACCCCCTTGTAATTGCTATCGATGCTTGTTTGGGAAGCCTTGAAAATGTTAGTACTATATCCGTTGGGATCGGCAGTCTAAAACCCGGTGCTGGTGTAAAAAAAGAACTGCCGGAAGTAGGCCATATATATATAACAGGAGTAGTTAATGTCGGAGGTTTTATGGAATATTTTGTTTTACAGAATACCCGATTAGCTGTAGTTATGAAAATGGCTAATATTATAGCTGCTTCTTTGGAGTCAACAATTTTAGATTTAACTTTATTAAAAACCCATAAAAAAGCTTAA